A segment of the Rhodothermus sp. genome:
ACCATGGACGAAAAAGAAGTCGGGCGTGTCATAGTAGAGCAGCGTTTCCCGAATAAAAGCTTCATGTGCTTCGGGAATATGAATCCCATCGCCTCGATAACTGTTAAGCGTGGTCAGCCCTCCGTTGATGAACCAGAGATCGGCCTCACCGCGATCCAGGTAGTTTAGCATCAGGGCTTCATGATTGCCCCGTAAGAAGACACAGGAGATTTCCTCTCGAAGCTGCAATAGCCGTTCGATAACACTCCGTGCATCCGGCCCGCGATCGATATAGTCACCGATAAAGATTAGCTGATCGTCGCGTGTGGGCGCCAGACGGTCGAGCAAAACCTCCAGCGTACGCGCGCATCCGTGAATGTCGCCAATGGCAATCAACGCCATAACCTATGACTTCGACGATTGCTGCTCAGCCAGACGTTGCAGTAGGGTTTCCATACCGATGAGCCCACGTCCCGACTTTTTCAGTCGACCCTTTCGTTGCAGATTCAGAACTACGGCATCAAGCACACCGTTGACGAACTGTCCACTTTTTTCTGTGCTGTACTTTTTGGCGACCTCAATAGCTTCGTTGATCGACACTTTGGGAGGAATGTCTTCAAAGGCAAGCAGCTCGCAGATCGCCATCCGTAACAGCAATCGGTCAATAAGCGCAATGCGGGTCAGATCCCAATTCTTTACGTGTGCTGCGATCAGACGGTCCGTTTCCTCGCTATAGTCTAATGTTCGCAGAAAAAGCTGCGTGGCAAATTGAAGCGCGGCTCTATCGTCTTTCAAGGCAGGCCGTAGTATGGTTTCAATCACATGCTCGGCCGTATCATGCCCCACCTCGTAGGCATAGAGCGCCTGCAATACCCGTTCGCGAACTTCTCTCCGACTGTGCATTTTCCCAGGTGTCAAAGGACCGCTTTACATCAGCGTTGGTCCAATTCGCAAAACGTCGGAAGGTTCTGCATCGCTCCTGGATTCACCGCCTGTTTGCTCCCAAGTTGCATTGCCGAGCTCGCTGTGTCTTTCAGGTCAAATAGTCAGGGTCTATCATGCCGTCGTTGCGAACCGCACCACTTTTCTGGACGGCCCTCGCTCTAATCGCTGGCATTCTGCTGGCCGATGCCTGGAAGATTCCGCCTATATGGTGGCTACTCGGCACAGTGCTCATGGTGCTGTTGACGCTCGGAGTGCTGCTTATTGCCTCCAGACAATCTGCTCCGCTCTGGTTGATCCCTTTTTTGCTGGGTGTGGTGTTTAGTGGTGCCAGTCGCTATCAGCTCTATATCCCCCCACTCCGTTCCTTTCCTGTGGATACGCTGGCCATCGTACTGGTTGACGTGCAGGAAACGTTGCCCGCTGCTTACGGCCTGCGCTTCGTGGGCCGTGTACAAATGATGCTGATTGAAACGGATACCCTGTACAATCGCTCTTTACTGGATGTGCATTTACTGATTGATAGCCTGCCTGCATTCCACTGTGACGCCCGCATGCTATTGGGAGGCCAACTGGTTCCGCTGAAGGCGCCCCGTAACCCCGGACTACCGGATCGCACTGCACAGTGGCGGCGGCGGGGAATCGCTGCACGACTGCTCGTGGATAACCCCGGGTTGATACAGATACTGGCCTCAAAACCCTGCACCGGCTTCGCAGCCCTCCGGAACGCGATTACGCAGCTGCTGAAAGAATACATCCCCCGTCCCCAAGCCCGACATGTAGTGCAAGCTCTTCTACTGGGCGACCGATCAGGCCTTTCTCCGGAAGCGCGCGATCGACTGGGCCGGGCTGGACTGGCGCATTTGCTGGCAATCTCAGGCCTGCATGTCCTGTTGGTGGGTCTGATCCTCTATAACCTGCTACGTCCGTTACTGCTGCGTCTGGGACTGAGCTGGTGGGCGATGGAGTGGTCGCGTACGCTCCTGACCCTGTTTGTGCTGAGTGGCTACGTGTTGCTGGCCGGTGCACCGGCCTCAGCCGTTCGTGCTCTGGTAATGACCGGCCTGTTTCTGGGTGCCACCCTTTTCCAAGTCCCTTTGCATCCCATCAATGCCCTGGGAGCTGCTGCTCTGTTACTTCTGCTGGTCGATCCTGTTCAGCTCTTTGAGCCGGGCTTTCAGCTCTCGTTTGCAGCAGTGACTGGTCTGCTGCTGGGCTGGATGCCTCTGCAACGCCACTTACCTGCACTCCTGGTACGCCATGCCATGGTACGCTATCTGACCGGTACGTTCCTGGTCACGCTCACAGCTACACTGGCGACAGCACCGTTTGTGCTTTACCACTTCGGATACGTATCGCTGGCCGGTTTACTGTTGAACCTTCCAGGTATTCCCCTGGCGGCTGGCTCACTGGCAGCCGGCCTGCTTACCGTGCTGAGCTTTCCCGTCAGCGAGACGCTGGCAGAACTGTTCGGTCACGCGGCCACGCTATGTGCTTCCCTGCTGCTACAGCTCGGCAATCAAGGCGTTCACCTGTTCCGTCCCATCGTATTCCATCTTCCGGATCCGCCGTGGTGGTTGCTTCTTATACCGCCAGCGTTGCTGGGCCTGTTAAGCACTTTCTCTCGCGTACGCTACTGGTCCGGAGCTGTATTGCTCGGTTGTCTGAGTGCCGGATTATGGCTGAGTCCGCCTGCTACATCGCACCTAGATGTGCTGTTTTTTGATATTGGACATGGCGATGCTACGCTTATTCGCACCCCTGAAGGTCGAACAATGCTCATTGACACAGGAGGACGTCAGGGTGACAACGTGGCTGCACGTTGGAGCGTGCTCCCTTTTCTTCGGCGCCATGGGATCAATCGAATTGATGCCGTTTTGCTGACACATTCCGATGCCGATCATACCGGTGGGCTTCCGCTGCTTCTCCGGCAGCTCGACGTAGGGCGTGTGCTCCACAACGGTGCAACTGATTCTTCCGCACTCTCGCTGGAAATCGCTCATCTGCTCGATAGCCTTCAGCTCCCAAACCGTGCATTACAGGCTGGAGATACGATTTATCTGGATCCTTCGCTGGTACTGCAGGTGCTGGCCCCTACACCTGATGCGGACGATGCTTCCGATAATGAACGTTCTGTGGTTCTTCGGATGGTCTTTGGTCAAACGCGCTGGTTATTCCTGGGCGATGCTGAGAGTCGCCTGGAACGTCAGCTCGTTCGGGCCTATGGGCCGTTGCTCCAGAGCGACGTGGTCAAAGTGGCCCACCATGGATCACGCACCAGTAGCATCCCTGAGCTTGTCCTTCAGGTAATTCCTGACCCGACCCGTCCTACCTGGGCTGTGATCAGCAGTGGCTGGCGGGCCGTCAGCGACTCAGTTCGTACCCGATGGGAGCGCCAGGGCGCCCAGCTATGGATCACCGCCGAGTCCGGTGCTCTCTGGCTCCGGAGTGACGGTCGCTACATCTGGTCGGTCGCCTGGCGTCCGACTCAGTGATACAGGAACAGAGGCAGGGTTGTCTTTTCAATAAGGGCTGTGGTAGAAGATCCGAAGAGCAGCTTTTTCAGTCCCGTAGTTGCATAAGCGCCGGCAACAATCAGGTCTGCCTGAATCTCGTGGGCAAACTGTACAATTGCTTCTTCTGGATTACTCCCTTTTCGAGCCGTCGTTGTCACGCGAAAGCCATGCTCCTGCAGGTATTCCTGCACCAGTGAGAGCATCAGGCGAGCTTCGGCCTCGTTACCATCATAAACAGTCAACACTTCAAGGCTTACGTTCGTGCTAAAAGGCTTGAGCTGAGCAAAACGCTGCATGGTACGAGCGGCCGTATCACTACCATCGTAGGCGATCAGTATCCGAGAGATCGGACGATATTCGCTACCCACTATGAAAGAGGGCCCTACGCTTTCTCGGACGACCCGGACAAGCGTTTTAGTCTTTTCTTCCGGATGGCTGTAGAAGAAGTGAGGCTCCTTGCCTACTACGAGTAGATCATGGACTTTCATGTCTTCGAGAATGCGCTGGAAGGGAACACCTTCAGCTACGGTGTTGCGGTGTCGGAGTCCTTCTTTTTCGGCTATGTCGTCAAACGCTTCGATCAACCGGCGTGCTGTAGTTCGGGCCTCTTCTGTTAGTTGATCACGTAGCTTCTCAGCGTAGTACATGCTGCCGATGCCACCACCGCGAGCGCTGGCTTCAATCTGGCCGGTGTCTACAACCGCCAGACCAGTGACACTGGCGTTGTGCTGATGTGCCAGCTCGGCGGCATACCGAACAGCAACGTGGGTATCCGTATCCGGATCGAGTGCTACAAGAATGCGCCGAATCATAGGTGTCTGAACAGCTTGGGTTCTGGTTATGTGCTAAAAGTACGAGTTTTCTGGGGCCTGTACAACTCAAGGGGGGCGGGTGCTGGATGACCGATTGATAATGAGGTTGGTTTAAAAAGTTGTTGTACAGGAATAGTAACCCGCTGTGGAAATGTGGATGAGGAAGTTATGCACGTCGAGAAGAGGGGATGTGGAAAAAAAATCGGGGTATTCCACAAAGTTACACACAGCCATGAGGTAGCAGATGCATCACATTGGGATATGAACAGGACGATTTAGAACCTCTTATCCACATTTCCACGATAATGCACAGCTAACGGATTGATCTCAGCGTCTTATTATCCACCGCTATCCACAATGTGGAAAGGTGGGGACAACGTGAGAAGAGCACGGAGGGTTATCCACATGGATGTCCGGGGTAGATTTTTTCCCCGAAATATCCCCTCGCTTATCCCCATCTTTCCACAGGTAATCCACGGTAGGGACGAAAACTCACGGTTTGCCCAACAGACGGTACATTTCACGCTTATAGGCCTCAACGCCGGGCTGGTTAAAGGGATTAATGTCGAGCAGGTAGCCGCTGATGGCCACGGCGTGCATGAAGAAGTAAAGGCAGGCGCCTATGGGGCCGGGAGCCAGGCGTTCGAGCCATACAGTGGAGACGGGGACGCCGCCGTCGGCATGAGCTTTACGGGTGCCTTCATAGGCCTTACGATTCACTTCCTGGAAGGAGCGTCCGGCCAGGTAAGCAAGACCGTCAAGGTCGTCGCCCGTATTCGGGACCGTCAGCGACTCGGATTCGCGTTCCACCATAAGGAATGTTTCGATCAGATGGCGGCGGCCTTCTTGCACGTACTGCCCCAGTGAATGCAGGTCGGTGGAGTACTGAATGGCGTCGGGATAGAGTCCCTTGTGATTTTTGCCTTCGCTTTCGCCGAAGAGCTGTTGCCACCAACCGCCGAGGCCACTCAGATGGGGTTCAAAGACGGCCAGGAGTTCGATGGCATAGCCGCGTTCGTGGAAGAGATAACGCAGGGCCGCATAATCAAGAGCCGGGTTATCTTGGATGTCTTTGAGGCGCTCGCACATTTCTACGGCTCCGTAGAAGAGGGAGCGGATGTCAATGCCGGCTACGGCAATGGGGAGCAATCCGACAGGTGTCAGTACGGAAAAGCGGCCACCGACACCGGGCGGAATGACGTAGCGCCGATAGCCAGAGGCCCGGGCCATGTCGAGGAGACGTCCGCGAGTTGGATCAGTGGTAACGATAATGCGGCGGGCAGCGTCCGGAAAGTGAGCTTCCAGCCAGGGGCGCAGTACCCGAAAAGCCAGCATGGTTTCCAGCGTTGTGCCGCTCTTAGAGATGACGTTGACGTACACCGACTTGCCTTCCAGGTAGGCCAGTAGCTCTTTTAGATAGCGACCACTTAGATGATGGCCGGCAAAAAGGATCTCCGGCGTGAGAGGACGACCGGTGTCGGTATCAACAGGAGAACGAAACCAGGGACTCAACGCTTCGATGACGGCCCGAGCGCCGAGGTAGGAGCCACCGATACCCAGACACAGAAAGACGTCGGCCCGTTCGCGGATTTCGGCGGCTGTGGCATCTAAGTCTTCCAGCAGGGCATCATCTGGATCCAGTAGCAGATCGCGCCAGCCAAGCATTTCGTGGCCGGGTCCTGTACGCTCCAGTAGCATGCGATGGACTACTTCGGTCCGGGAACGGAGGACTTCGAGGTTGGGCAGCTCGAGAAAAGGCAGAGCAGTGCTGAAGTCGTAGCGTATCATGGCCATGTAGGATTTGGGATTGATTATATTGTAACTAATTGATTATATTGTAACTAAGTAAAGATCGGACCTTCTGGAGCGAGGTATCGAAAAATCATGCGCGAATTTATTTCGGTTGAGGAAGCGCGTCGGATCATTTTGGAGCAGATCTCAACGCTGTCGGTTGAGCGCGTACCGCTGGTGGAAGCGCAGGGGAGACGGCTGGCTGAGGCGGTGGTCAGCCGGGATCATATTCCACCCTTCCCTAACGCGGCTATGGATGGCTACGCGGTGCGCCTGGC
Coding sequences within it:
- a CDS encoding metallophosphoesterase family protein, with product MALIAIGDIHGCARTLEVLLDRLAPTRDDQLIFIGDYIDRGPDARSVIERLLQLREEISCVFLRGNHEALMLNYLDRGEADLWFINGGLTTLNSYRGDGIHIPEAHEAFIRETLLYYDTPDFFFVHGGLKPELTIAENLRRFAHTDLFLWEREHLNALRFAWEKPVVCGHTPVPEPINREKLIAIDTGCVYPHPGLGHLTAVRLPERTFVSVPRQDLI
- the nusB gene encoding transcription antitermination factor NusB → MHSRREVRERVLQALYAYEVGHDTAEHVIETILRPALKDDRAALQFATQLFLRTLDYSEETDRLIAAHVKNWDLTRIALIDRLLLRMAICELLAFEDIPPKVSINEAIEVAKKYSTEKSGQFVNGVLDAVVLNLQRKGRLKKSGRGLIGMETLLQRLAEQQSSKS
- a CDS encoding DNA internalization-related competence protein ComEC/Rec2: MPSLRTAPLFWTALALIAGILLADAWKIPPIWWLLGTVLMVLLTLGVLLIASRQSAPLWLIPFLLGVVFSGASRYQLYIPPLRSFPVDTLAIVLVDVQETLPAAYGLRFVGRVQMMLIETDTLYNRSLLDVHLLIDSLPAFHCDARMLLGGQLVPLKAPRNPGLPDRTAQWRRRGIAARLLVDNPGLIQILASKPCTGFAALRNAITQLLKEYIPRPQARHVVQALLLGDRSGLSPEARDRLGRAGLAHLLAISGLHVLLVGLILYNLLRPLLLRLGLSWWAMEWSRTLLTLFVLSGYVLLAGAPASAVRALVMTGLFLGATLFQVPLHPINALGAAALLLLLVDPVQLFEPGFQLSFAAVTGLLLGWMPLQRHLPALLVRHAMVRYLTGTFLVTLTATLATAPFVLYHFGYVSLAGLLLNLPGIPLAAGSLAAGLLTVLSFPVSETLAELFGHAATLCASLLLQLGNQGVHLFRPIVFHLPDPPWWLLLIPPALLGLLSTFSRVRYWSGAVLLGCLSAGLWLSPPATSHLDVLFFDIGHGDATLIRTPEGRTMLIDTGGRQGDNVAARWSVLPFLRRHGINRIDAVLLTHSDADHTGGLPLLLRQLDVGRVLHNGATDSSALSLEIAHLLDSLQLPNRALQAGDTIYLDPSLVLQVLAPTPDADDASDNERSVVLRMVFGQTRWLFLGDAESRLERQLVRAYGPLLQSDVVKVAHHGSRTSSIPELVLQVIPDPTRPTWAVISSGWRAVSDSVRTRWERQGAQLWITAESGALWLRSDGRYIWSVAWRPTQ
- a CDS encoding universal stress protein, whose translation is MIRRILVALDPDTDTHVAVRYAAELAHQHNASVTGLAVVDTGQIEASARGGGIGSMYYAEKLRDQLTEEARTTARRLIEAFDDIAEKEGLRHRNTVAEGVPFQRILEDMKVHDLLVVGKEPHFFYSHPEEKTKTLVRVVRESVGPSFIVGSEYRPISRILIAYDGSDTAARTMQRFAQLKPFSTNVSLEVLTVYDGNEAEARLMLSLVQEYLQEHGFRVTTTARKGSNPEEAIVQFAHEIQADLIVAGAYATTGLKKLLFGSSTTALIEKTTLPLFLYH
- a CDS encoding glucose-6-phosphate isomerase translates to MIRYDFSTALPFLELPNLEVLRSRTEVVHRMLLERTGPGHEMLGWRDLLLDPDDALLEDLDATAAEIRERADVFLCLGIGGSYLGARAVIEALSPWFRSPVDTDTGRPLTPEILFAGHHLSGRYLKELLAYLEGKSVYVNVISKSGTTLETMLAFRVLRPWLEAHFPDAARRIIVTTDPTRGRLLDMARASGYRRYVIPPGVGGRFSVLTPVGLLPIAVAGIDIRSLFYGAVEMCERLKDIQDNPALDYAALRYLFHERGYAIELLAVFEPHLSGLGGWWQQLFGESEGKNHKGLYPDAIQYSTDLHSLGQYVQEGRRHLIETFLMVERESESLTVPNTGDDLDGLAYLAGRSFQEVNRKAYEGTRKAHADGGVPVSTVWLERLAPGPIGACLYFFMHAVAISGYLLDINPFNQPGVEAYKREMYRLLGKP